The sequence below is a genomic window from Salinispira pacifica.
CGCGCTGCGGATTTTGCCCTGAAGGATCTGCTTCCGGTTCTTGCGGCAGGAGATATGTACGGAGAGCAGAAAAAAAAACGGGTGCTTCGCCTGGCTTCGGATTACCTGGGACTCTCCCGGGATACCGTAGTGAAAAAGAACGGCAGAGTGGATATCCGGTATTTTGTGAAAAACCTTCTGCGGGATCAGGGGCTCCATCTGGGACTCTACGATGCATCCCTGAAGGTTCGGGACCCGTATCCGGACCGGGATGAATACACCGGACCTGATCCCACACTTCATAACGTCGACCGGGTTTTTGCCGCAGGTATCAACACCCAGCTGCGTAAGCACATCGGTCTGGAAACCGAGCGGGATTACACAATTCTCAGCATGGATGTGAACAGCAAGTGGAAAATCGACACCAGAAAACACGCTCTGCAGAGCCAGGTGGGCGCCACCGATGATCTTCGCTACGGTATGAGCCTGAATCCCGATATGAAGGTGTTTCTCTGTCACGGGATATTTGACCTGGTGACTCCCTATTTTGCAGCCGAACGGATATCAAACCTGATGAAACTGGGAAAGGATCAGAAACGTCAGCTTCAGGTAAAGCATTATGACGGGGGACACATGTTTTACACCTGGGAATCCAGCAGACATCAGTTCTATCTGGATATGAAGGATTTGTATTCCCGAAATTCGGAGGAATAAGTGATCCATGTCAGGGATCTGATTTTCCCCCATCCTTAAGAAAGCAGATAGGCGTGGCATTTGAGACTCCCGCCCTTTATGAGAAACTCAGCGGTGAAGAGAATCTCCGCTTTTTCGCTGCTCTGCAGGATGCCGATGGCGAGTCATTGAAGGTCGCATTTCAGGCAGCTGCTGATCTGGGCTTGGAGGGAGATCTTTCCAAGCCGGTTGGGGCGTATTCCAAAGGGATGAAGGTCCGTCTTAACTACTGCCGGGCGCTTGTCCACAATCCCCGGCTGCTTTTTCTTGATGAGCCGGGGGCGGGATTGGATCCGCTGCTGCAGGTGCGGCTGAGAGAACATATCCTCCGTCAGAAAGAGTCGGGCAGAACAATCATCCTGACTACACACAATATGGAGCTTGCGGAGAAGCTCTGTGACCGTCTGGGAATTATATCCTCAGGGAAGCTTAAAGCCCTGGAGAATCCTGATGTATTAAAAGCAGCCTATGGTGAACAGCTCCTTGAAATACGGACCTCTTCTGCCATTGAGAAGTTCCCGCTGGATGGGCTGGCGTCCAACGCCCGTTTTCTTGGACTGCTGGAATCGCCGGATCTGCGTTCTGTACGCACACTTGACGCCAGCATGGAACAGGTGTTTATAGCGGTGAGTGATGAACAATAGCGTAACCCTTTTCAGGCTTGAACTGAAGCATCTGTGGAGACAGGGAATTTTTGCTGCTTTTCTCTTTCTTGGACTGGTTTTGGTACCGGTTTTAACTCTCCTTCCGGCCCAATGGCACAGAGCGGGGCTGTTTTTAATCCTCTACGTGGACGCCGCACTTGCGGGTTTTCTCTTTTCCGGCGGACTCACTCTCCTGGAGAACGGTCAGAATCTGCGCCCGGCCCTGGAAATCATTCCCGGTGCCAGGAAAACTATTCTTCTTCTCAGAATTGCCTCGTTTGCGTTGCTCGCAGGGGTGGTTTCGTTGCTGGTATTCACGCTGGCTGCTCTTATGCTTCCCGGCAGTATTTCACCTGCCTCCGCACTGTATCTGTCATGTTTCTTGATCATCGGTTCTGTACCCTCCACGGTTCTGGGCATGATTGCCGCTGAAAATAAAGAAAGTACAAACGGTTTTCTACTGGGCGCTATTCCTGCAATGTTCCTTTTTCTTCCCGCGCTTATCCTTCTATTTCTCAGCCGGGACTGGACTGTAGTTTTCTTATCTTTTGTATTGCCCGGCGGCGGAGCGGTGCTGGCTGCCAGGGCAGAGCAGTTCTCCGGTGAATTCATGCAGGATATCGCCGGAATTCGGGTATTTATCATTTCCGGCGGGGTGGGGCTTGCCAATACCGCCCTCTACTCCTGGCTTTGCATCCGCCGCTATCTCAAGAGGCCTGGAGGGCTGTGATGATGCAAAGAAAGCTGAATTTTGTCACAGCAAGTTTGAACAGAGACCTTAAGATGATGATGCGTGATGGATTTCTTATCCTGATAATCATTGTTCCCCTGCTTGCCGGGACCGCACTTGGCATTCTTTACCGCTTCCTCATACCTTTTCTTGACAGAAGTCTGGGACTCAGTCTGTCGGATCTTTTGGCCCGGGAATATCTTCCCCTTCTCCATCTTTTTCTCATACTTCTCCCCTCCATAATGACCGGGATGGCCGGGGGTTTTATCCTTCTTGAGGAGCATGAACAGGGACTCAATCCATTCTGGGGTCTTTCCTTCAGAGGTCCGTTGCGGATATTCATTCTCCGGCTCCCGCCTCTTATGTCTATTTACCTCATCAGCTGCTGGGGCAGCAGAGTTCTGTTTTCACTCTCCGCCGGCTTGCCCTTTGTATTTCAGCCTCTGCTTCTCATAATGGGGATACTCGAAGTTCCCGTTTTTGCTCTGTTTCTGGCGGGAAATGCGGCAAACAGGGTACAGGGACTTGCCCTGGGGAAGCTGATTTCATTCTTTGAGATGGCTCCTCTGGCGGCATATTTTCTTGATGGCCGAATACGCTACCTGTTTTCTGTCCTGCCGCCATTCTGGATGGCTGAGTATCTCCGGGCCGGGAGAAACGAGCCGCTGCTCCTTGTACTCTCCTTGAGTGTACATCTGCTGTGGATTTTCCTTTGTTTTACCGGCTATCGAAAGAAACTCTTTTAGTCTGCAATTCTCATGTATATACTGTAGGGAGATAACTGGAGGAATTGTGAAAGAAACCAGACTCATGGCAGTAATGTTTACCGATATTGCCGAATTTTCCCGGATGATGGAGGAAGATGAGAAACGCACCATTGAGCTGCTTGAAGAGCATCATGGAATGGTGTTTCCCATCATCGAGAACTTTAATGGGCGTCTCATCGATTCGGTGGGTGACGGATTGCTGCTTACTTTCGAATCCCTGCTCGGGGCGGTCAGCTGTGCCCTGAACATCCAGAATGCGGTGGCAGAGCGTAATGCGTCGGTGGAACCCGGGAGAAAATTCAATCTCCGTATAGGGCTTCATATGGGCGATATCTGGTTTGAGGAGAACAATATCTACGGGAACGGGGTGAACATAGCTGCCCGGCTTCAGCAAATGTCCAAGCCCGGCGGTATCTGCGTTTCCGAAGACGTGTACCATCAGATTAAAAACAAGGACAGCGTTCAGTTCCAGGAAGTTCCCAACCCTGGTATGAAAAATATATCCAGGGACTTCCGGATCTTTTATGTGAAAACCGGTCATGAAGAAACAATCCTCAATGAAAACAGAGAGGGAAACAAGGCCTCCGGCGAAGAACGGAGTCATGAAGGCGACGGCAGTTCTGCAGGGGACGAACATCGGGGAAGCGGCGGCACAAAATCCGGTTCGAGTTTTCTGGGTATGGATGTGGCCGAAATAATCAAGGATGCCATTTCAACCGGTTTCAACGATTCCAAAGAGGAGCGTGGTGAGAAAAAGAGCCGCCTGGAACAGAAGATTGAAAATTTTGTAGAAAAAACCCTGGATTTTGCAGTGAACAGCTGGGAAAACATGCCGGAAGAAAAAAAGAACCGGGTCATGGCGGAATTGAAAGACAAGGACTGGTATGTGGATATTAACGGGGAAGGTTCCTCCCCGGGATCGGCAGGCGGAGCATCCGCGTATTCAAGCTCACAAGCCTCCGGCACCCGGCCGGACACAGAGGGCTCTTCTTCCCAGGGCCGGGATGAACAGGCGGACACGAATCCCGGCGGCTTCCAGGCCGTCCATCGATTCAATCCTGAAGGTTCGGCAGATAACGATGCCGGTTCACGGCATCGGCCCCGGGTGAGCAAGGGGGGCATAGATCTGGGAGACTTGAAAATCTCATTCGGGGATAACGAGCCCAAGGAAGAAGATAAAACCGGGGACATGGTGTTCGGCCTGCTGGCCGGAAGCGCTTCGCTCTGGGGAATTCTCGCCAATGGTTCGCCCTGGTTTTACGTTACGTTTTTCTTTCTGGGCCTGTTGCCTCTGGTGTTCGGCATTGTGGGTACGGTGAAAAACTTCGGCATCCGTAAACGGCGTAAACAAAAAGAGGCGCTGGACCGGGAGCGGAGAGTTCTTTCTTCCGCAAGCGCCCACGGCGGCATGCTCACGGTTGTGCAGTGCGCCCGGGCGGCGGACTTGGGTTTCGAAGAAGCGGAGAAGGAGCTGGAGAGGCTGTGCACCCGGGGCTGGGTTGTGCAGGATTTCAACGAAGAGGGCACCGTTGTGTACCGCTTTCCCGCACTTCCGGGAACCGATGCGGCTGATTAACCTGCCGGCCGGAAAATATCAATCCATCACATCCCGGGAAATGCCTGCTTTGAAATTCCCGCTCTGATATCCCCCGAAAAAACCTACTCCACCCGCTTTCGATCCAGCAGAATAAGCTGATCTTTCAGATCATTCATGGATTCGGCGGAAAGCCAGATATCCTGAAAGTTCTTGTGCTGAATCACATGGGCCAATCCGGCGATGAGTTTCAAGTGATCATCTCTCCTGTCTTCCGACCCAACAATAATGAACATTGCATGAATGGACGGATGGCTGTCGTCGAAATACAGTCCTTCCCGGTCCCGGAGAAGAACCAGATGAATTTCATCCCGACCTGGTATTAAGATATGGGGAATTGAAACGAAGTCTGTGAGAGCAGTGGTGAAGCGGGACTCCCGTTCTTCCAGAAGCCGGGTGATTTCCTCCGAAGTCATTCCGGTTTTCGGGGCCAGTCGGGAGCCCGCCATCTGAAAGGCGCCGTGGACTGATTCCCGGTAATCAATGTCCACGGTGAGGGCTTCCGCAAGCAGGCGGTC
It includes:
- a CDS encoding ABC transporter ATP-binding protein; translated protein: MSDPCQGSDFPPSLRKQIGVAFETPALYEKLSGEENLRFFAALQDADGESLKVAFQAAADLGLEGDLSKPVGAYSKGMKVRLNYCRALVHNPRLLFLDEPGAGLDPLLQVRLREHILRQKESGRTIILTTHNMELAEKLCDRLGIISSGKLKALENPDVLKAAYGEQLLEIRTSSAIEKFPLDGLASNARFLGLLESPDLRSVRTLDASMEQVFIAVSDEQ
- a CDS encoding adenylate/guanylate cyclase domain-containing protein, which gives rise to MKETRLMAVMFTDIAEFSRMMEEDEKRTIELLEEHHGMVFPIIENFNGRLIDSVGDGLLLTFESLLGAVSCALNIQNAVAERNASVEPGRKFNLRIGLHMGDIWFEENNIYGNGVNIAARLQQMSKPGGICVSEDVYHQIKNKDSVQFQEVPNPGMKNISRDFRIFYVKTGHEETILNENREGNKASGEERSHEGDGSSAGDEHRGSGGTKSGSSFLGMDVAEIIKDAISTGFNDSKEERGEKKSRLEQKIENFVEKTLDFAVNSWENMPEEKKNRVMAELKDKDWYVDINGEGSSPGSAGGASAYSSSQASGTRPDTEGSSSQGRDEQADTNPGGFQAVHRFNPEGSADNDAGSRHRPRVSKGGIDLGDLKISFGDNEPKEEDKTGDMVFGLLAGSASLWGILANGSPWFYVTFFFLGLLPLVFGIVGTVKNFGIRKRRKQKEALDRERRVLSSASAHGGMLTVVQCARAADLGFEEAEKELERLCTRGWVVQDFNEEGTVVYRFPALPGTDAAD